gacaggacaggAACCCGTGTTCGGTTACAGAATGACCGCCATGACTACTGGTGGATGAAAGTGTATTAATTGTGCTCACTGGTAAGTGGGGTCACATCTCAGCTCAGTAAATAGAGCTATACAGCAGGGGTATTTTCTTGGAGAGCCTTTAGGGGAAATGCTGGGTCTCTGTGATAGCAGCTTCTTTtgactctcccaccctcccttggCCAAAGCTGTGCAGGGGTGGCCACCCTCACACAGACCTCCCAGCAAGGCATTGGTATTCTAAGCAGCTCTGATTCTCTGAAGTGATTACCCCAGGTTATTTGGGGCGTTTGTTTCCATGTGGTATTTATTGCTTTTTGAGATGGTTCTTTTGTTTCCAGCACAGCCTAAACAGTGGTAGGATCTCAGCGAGGAATGGAATGTATCTTAATTTGGGGTCATAAACAGTCCTCAGCCAAGCCCTGAGATGTGACTGAGCTGAGAAAGTTTACTTGTCTTTGAAGCTGGGAATACACTGGGCGGAGGAAGTGGAAAATAGCTTTGCAAAATGTGCATTTCGATAGCACCCTGCCCTGTTATTTTTTAGTCATGGATGGTACCTGATTGTCAAACGAAAACGGTGAGCGGAAAAAAGGTACTTAATGAAACTGCGTGATTAACGAGCAGTAGGCTAGGCCTCAGCTCAGGGCAGCTAGGCTGCTGATGAGCCTACCCCAATCTCTGCAAACAAACAcaaaggccttttctgcatcctCTTCCTCTTTGCCTCTTGGCAGTGGGCGACCTGGTTGTCCATTTCACCTCCTGAAACCCCagtgcctttgcacttgctgttgcCTCTGTCAGAGCCCCTTTCAGGCCTCCTGCTGGGGCAAGGTCTTGTTCATCCTTTGAACCTCAGCATAAATATCTCTCCCCTACCTTCcctgccaccccccacccccgccccgtcTCCCCTGACCCTTCAAGGCAAGTCTAAGAGAGTCCGTCTTTGCTCTTATTTGTGAGGATCCCATTCAcagctgtctgtctctcttcaCATGAATTGGGTCActtgtctctttttctctcttctctatgACCTAGCAGAGACGAGGGCCTGCATTTGGGTCACCTCTGCATTCCTGCCTTCTGACACAGcacctagcacacagtaggtgcttgcTGAGTGGTGACAGAATGGACACATTTCCAAGGCATACCTCATCGCCAACATCCTAAGACAGTATGAATTTAAATGCGCTCCTGACAGGGCAGAAAAtgctaaaatgagaaataattatTGTTTCCCATCTATTTCTGTCCTTCTGTGTCATTAACTTTTGCTTCTGCACTCTGGCTCCGCCTCAGTGGACAGGCTTCCTAGCGAGCAAAAACGCATGTCAGTCATAGTTGGGATTCCCTCCTGGAACTCCGTGCCTCAGTCAGCCTTCTTTGGAACATAGGCAGCCTGATGCCTTTGTGGCTAAAAGGATTCTTTTCATTCAGGGATCAAATTGCCTGGCAAGCTCCCCTACCCCCATGTGTTCATCCTACTGGGAAGCCAGGTGTCTCAAGTCACACCTTCAGCAGCTAGCTGTCATCTTGGCATTTGGATTCAACCATTCAGTCCCACATTCACTCATCTATTCACTCATTAAAGACTTACTATAAACTGGGTACAAGTCATTTTAAACTCACTCCTGAAAAGATATcacaagtttttatttttttcttttcctgaggtTACTGATTCATAGAAATACAGTAATCATAATAATACTAAAATACCagtagctgttgagttgacttcGACTTACGGGGACCCCATGTATGCCAGAGCGGAactctgccccacagggctttcagtggctgattttggggaagtagaccaccaggccttccttccaaggtgcctctggttagactcaaacctccaaccttttggttagcagctgaacatgttaaccatttgcaccatccagggactccatagtaataacttgttgttgttaggtgccctcgcgttggttccaactcatagcaaccctataagacaaagtagaactgccccataagtttccaagtagtggctggtagatttgaactgccaacattttggttagaagcttagctcttaaccactacaccagcagtaATAGCAAGTATTTATATAATGCCTAcagtggtggcgcagtggttaaagtgatcaccTGCTAGcctaaaggccggcagttcgaaacaaccagcagctccatggagaaagatgtagcaatttgCTTCCGTAGTgatttacagtcttgggaaccctatggggtagctttgagttggaatcaactggacggcagtgggtacagtataccaggcactgtgctaagaacTTTACTTAtgtatgtgtcttaggctgggttctctagagaagcaaaaccgctGGAGCATAtagagggggtgggggggaagagagagagaaatttatatcaagaagGTGGCTtatgaggttgtagaggctggagactaggtcaggctggaggcttctcctgacttacacAGCTTCTGGGGCTGGTGAACCTGATAtcggcaggtcaggcagcaggcctctggctcacaggctgcagatgCCAATGAATCCCAAGCTCGGCAGGTAAGTTGtgagctcaagtcccaagaagcagaggtcaAATAAACAGGAACCAGCTGAAGGATAagaagtgagcaaaagccagagagctttgccagaaagtccacctgtgttggatgcaggccacacccccaaggaaaatccctttcagctCACTGGCTGCTCCTAACAGATCTCATGGAGGCGATCACATTATATCATATCTCATCATGGAGGGTGATTACATCACCGCACAGCTGcccaactacatcataactgccaaaccactgagaatcatggcacagccaagctgacacacaaccttaaccatcacaagatgTTAATGCATTTGACCTTCACAATAACCACACTAGATGGGTATAATTTTTATCACCTTCgttttgcagataagaaaaccGAGGCACAGGGAGACTagtaacttgcccaggatcaTACGGCTGGCAAGTAGCAGAGCAGAGTTTGACCACGACATGCTCCTAACCACAACCATGGACCCTTAAGGTTGGAAGGGGCCCTAATGGTCTGGGCAGAGTGGGAGGACCATCAGATGGGGAGATGGAAACTCTTGGCTTCCCACTGAAAGCTGTGCCTCTGGCCAGATGAACAGAGCACTTAGCCCTCtcggtaacattttttttttaatctaccaaTATTAAAAAAGTAGTTGGATTATGACATGACTAATGAAGCCGGAAGGGCTCTCCAACCTCTACAATTCTGCAAATTAGATTTTTCCCCCCAAATATCATCAGGCTGAGGTTTAATGGCTAAAATCAACATTGGCCTAGGAGAAGCTGTATTCTTGGCAGGCTCTTCTCAGAGGGCCTGGTGTCTGAGTTCCTGGGGCTGTGATGGAGATGGTGTCAGTGGCTCTGGCCCCCATTAAGGCATTTCCAGGTGGCTGTGGGGAGCAGAGGCCCCAAGGCCATGTCCTCAGGTGAGCCTGTTGAAGCTGCACATGTTCCATGTTCACACTGTGTCCCCCGTATTCCTGTCCCCCAGTCAGTTGGGGCACTAACACTGGCTAGGAGGGAAGGAGTGGCTGGAGAGGACCTCAAGTGGGGCAGAAGTGGTGCTGGCCAATGGGCCTTCTCACGGACACCAGATGGCAGAGAAGAACAACGCACACCTACATCCagggaggagctctggtggagcaacggttaagccttcggctgctaatggaaaggctggcagttcaaacccacccagcagctccacggaggacagacctggcgatctacttccataaatccTACAGCCGAGAAAGCCCTATTGGGCTGttttactctatcacatgggatcgctatgagtcagaatcaactcaactgcacccaacaacaacaatacatccAAGGAGGAGAAGTCTGGAAACTATCATTGTTCTGACCAAGTAGCAAGGTAtcacaagtccctgggtggtacaaatggttaacactctcagctgctaactgaaaggttggcaattcgagtctacccagaggtaccttggaagaaaggcttggagatctactacCAAAACATCAATCATTTAAAACTCTatggattatgctgagtgaaataagtcggaAACAAAAGAGGACAAATACTGAATGatatcacttatatgaaataaggaaatatatagaaaacataagtaatcctgatggcacagtggcttaGAGCTGCagtgagctgtggctgctaaccaaatgtcagcagttcgaatccaccagctgcttctactctgtcccatagggtcgctgttaagttggaatcgacttaacagcctCAAGTTCTtaggggtaggagggaggggtAAGGGGAGCTGTTTGTTTAGAATGCATTGAATAtatattaatggtggtggaataatttggaaaaagatagcaaGAGTTATTGCACAACTTGAGGAATAAAAACAATGTAACTGAAGTGTGCATGGAGAAATTGATGAAATACTGTATGTTTTGTTGTAGGTACATCACTAtaataaaaatagataaaataaaaaccctatagagcaccgttctactctgacacacaggggatcactatgagtgggaaacgtcttgacagcaactggtttaacaaGGTATCAGGAAGCCCAGGGTCAAGTACAGGGTCTTCATAGACCCTTAGCGCTGCCCCAGGGAGACAGTGTGAGATGAAGAAAACAGCACAGGCCTTCGGGACATACATTTGAGTGCTGCCTCTCATCGGCTGTAGTCACGGGTGAGGTATTGGTCTCTTTAAGCCTCACTTTccctacctgtaaaatggggaattCTGTCCATCATTCGGGGTTATGGCAACAGTCAGAAATGGTGTTCGTCTAACATGCAGTCAGCACACAAGTGCTCAATAAAGTGCAGctacatacagccagaatgctcctttgaaaccaggatggcaagactttgtctcatgtacttcggccatgttttcaggagggaccattccctggaggaggacaacatgcttgaagcagagagttggcgaaaaagaggaagaccctcgataagacggactgacgcagtggttgcaacaacaggCTGAAGcgtagcaaagactgtgaggatggtgcaggactgggcagcgtttagttttgttgtgcatggagttactgtgagtcaaaattgacttgacctaacaacaaaaatgcacAATTATTGCAGCAACCACAAGTCATTCCATTTGGCAGGAGTAGAGGGTTGTGAAGGGTGATCAGAAGATAAGGTTGAAAACAAATTTGAggacaattcattcattcattcaataaatattttttaggtACTGACCAAGCACCAGGCATAACATGGGCTGGAGATACACTCCTGTACATAAAAGACACAAGCTGTGCCCTCAGGCTTTTTGGGAAGAAACCCCTTCTTCATGTAAAGGAAGTCTGGGAACTGGTTCAAATGGGCCCAAGGTGAGGAGAAAGGGGCCAGGTACAGGTGCGGTAGGACTGGCCAGGATGGTGGGTGGTGGTTCCATGGGGTTCATAGCACTATTTTCTCCACAACTGGGTGTATTTAACGTTttccataataaaatattttaaaaaaatacaatctaTCAGAAACACACACATAAGCACACGCACAGAAGGAGAGGGGAAAGCAAGTTTCTTCCAAACTTCACCAAGATTCTTCCAACTTTGTGACTGGAATATCTTGATTTTTGCATTACTTAAAGCATCAAAGCAGGACATCACTAGGCTGTTTTAATGATTGTTTGAAAAACATGTAGCTTTGATATTTAATACACCTGGAGTTCCGATTCTGGAGTCAGAATTTCGGGGTTTGAATGTCATCTCTGCCACCTCCCAGGTAGGTGCTTCTTGGTGGGTTATATAGTCTCTCTGTGTCACTGTTTCTAATTACAGCATATATATAGGAACGTTTATTTCCTATGCCGTAGCACTGTTAGGAGGATTAAACGAGATAAAATATTTATGGGGAagctggcacataataagcagtGCACAAATCtactttataaatatttgttgagtgtctCCTACGTGCCAGGGACTGTGGCCAATGCAGGGATTAGctaatttttgtgtatgtgttttctttgttgtttttttattttgtcttttaagaATTGCTACTATCGTTATAgttattttatgattttatttcttaCATTTCCATCCTTCAAAATTTACTTTGGTATAAGAGAACACAAGGAGCTGGGGTAcccaaaggtctgtggttcgaaactaccatcagcctcacaggagagaagaccttgcaatctgcttccttaaggatttacagccttggaaactctatggggcagttctaccctgtcctatatggtttctctcagtctgaatcgactcaaaaacaatggggcaatttttttttttttaataagaaaacgTAGCAATATCACAATCCAAATGCTCtcagttcttctgttttcctttttcattgtccagcttttgcatgcgtatgagatgATTGACCACAGCATGGGGCAGGCCCAGTTtagcaaagtgacatctttgctttttaacatttcaacGAGATCTTTCacctcagatttgcccaatgcaaatttaCTTTTTCAGATGTTTTGCTAATTATCCAACACAAGTATtcattaaaaagttatttttcccTCCACTGATAAGGAAGAGCGAATAGTAAGAGCGGAACAACACTAGGTTGTTTTAACTATTGTTTAGAAAACATTTAGCTCTGCTCTTTAACGTATCTGGTGCAGAAGATCTAAATTTTCCGTAGATATCCACGACAAACAATTTTTACCCTTTTCAGTGAAACTTGGAGTGGATAAAgttgacatttattgagtgtctattacCCCATTCTAACTTTTTTCAGGGCAGACCCAACTCTTCTTCGTTGCAGCAAAGGGTACAAGAGAAATTGAGGCAGCAGACCACTACAATTGCTCATAGCCACACAGCCATACAAACTTATACAAGCTACCAAGACAAACTCTACTGCTCCCAGCCCAAGTCCCACTGTGATGATGGCAACAAGTGGCAAGTGGGAAGCAATGTATCTTTTTTCCACTTTGCAACCATCCCATGGGAGAATCGATAGGCGTGCCCAAGATGTTCTCAGGAATGCAAtaatatctctatctctatctgtcTCTTTCTCGTTCATAGTACGCATCCAAAGCCTTCCTAGTACAGTCTTCCTTCCCGATACATTTTCCTTTTCAACTCTCCATCAAATGCTCCCCAAGCTCCacccttattcattttccaaggAGGAGCTCTTAAGGCCATTTACTCTGTCCCCTTGGCTGTGTCCTTCATCTGCATGACAGATGCCCCCACGCCTTGGTCTTAAGCAGTCTTCCCAGCACTCCTCGTTGACCTCCCTGTGTTCCTGGCTCACGTCACTCTTAAGGCCACATGGATGTGCACACTCTGCagccccctcttccctctcttgCTGTGTTTTCTTATGTCTTACTGCTTGTGACATTGTCTAATGCACTAATTTAATACCTTTTCTTCCCACTACCATAATGCACAAAACATTTCCAAGCATACACATCACATAATTTTACGACTTTTTAACTAAATGCagcttatttatttaacaaataatcagataagctgggctatatgaagaagaaatgcagcatcaggattggagactcattaacaacccgcaatatgcagatgacacaaccttgcttgccaaaactaaagatgacctgaagcactgatgaaggtcaaaaactagagccttcactatggattacacctgaaaataaagaaaatgaaaatccttacaactggaccaataaacagcatcatgataaatggcaaagaaattgaagttgtcaaagatttcatcttcttagatcaataatcaatgcacatggaaacagcagttaaggaatcaaatgacttactgcattgggaaaatctgtggAAATGacttcttaaaagtgttaaaaagcaatgacaaCTAAGGTACACTTGATCCAAGCTGTGggctttttaattgcctcatgcACACATGAAAGTTggataataaaaaaggaagactgaagaagatttgatgcattggaattgtgatgttggtgaagaatattgaatataccatggactgccagaagaatgaacaaatccatcttggagaaagtacagccagatgtTCCTTAAGAGCAAGgaagtctcacttactttggacatgtcatcaggagggaccagtccctagagaaagacatcatacttggtaaagtagagggtcagtaaaaaagaggagatcctcaatgagatggatggacaacttggttgccacaatgggctcaagcatagcatccatcgtgaggatggtgcaggatcaggcaatgtttccttctgttatatataaagttgctgtgagtagtagccaacttgacagcacctgataaTAACAACTGAACACATCTTAGATATTTCTAACTGAATGCAATATATTCCTATCTTTCAAGGCAATAGGTTTCCTTCCTGCTCAGTAAAACCAAGGTATATGTATTATTTCATTGAACACTTACAGCCTCTAGTCACTTTTGCAAGGTACAGAGGAAAAACattcaggctcagagaggttaactcAGTTTTGAGAGTCACGTAATTGAAAAACAGTAGAGCCAGGGTTCAAGTGTGCAAATACCTGACCCTGAAACTCATCTTCTTCCACTCCAATGCTTTGCCTCTAGTCCCTACTGCCTCTATCACTCACAGTACATTCCCGTTGTCACAAGATGGCATCAAGGGATCCCAGGCACATGGTTAGGATTTTGGGGCTTGAGAATTCTAGAAACATGTTTTGGGTTTAACTCTTTATATTGGTGCTATCTGGATCAGGGTTTTTGAATCTTCTGGAAACGTCCAGGGAAATTTGATCCAGGAGCTTATTCTAAATATTACTATTCAAAGAAGTCCTTGAAATGTGAAATATAACTCtgtaataaaaagtaaattactCATTAGAAAAGATTCTGAATTAATGAACAAAGAAGTCAGGCAATGGATCTTATTAGATGTATGTATGGCAGGATTTCCTCTCATTAACCTATTTGTTTAAAACTGAAACTAGGAACCAAGGAGATGGCTGAGACCAACCCCAAGACTGTGCAGGATCTCACATCAGTGGCCCACACATTATTGCAACAGATGCAAGTTAAATTTAAGACTAACCAGATCACTGGAACAACTGATGACATGTGTAGTCGCATTGATGATCTAGAGAAAAACATGGCAGACCTCATGACATGGGCTGGGGAGGAAGAACTGGAAGGTGAAAATAAGATACCTGACACACAAAAGAGTTGAAGGTTGCTAATAATTTATGATGAGATTTGGAACACCATTTTTACAAGCCAAGAAAAGGCCAAATGGC
The window above is part of the Loxodonta africana isolate mLoxAfr1 chromosome 10, mLoxAfr1.hap2, whole genome shotgun sequence genome. Proteins encoded here:
- the LOC111750208 gene encoding heat shock factor-binding protein 1-like — encoded protein: MAETNPKTVQDLTSVAHTLLQQMQVKFKTNQITGTTDDMCSRIDDLEKNMADLMTWAGEEELEGENKIPDTQKS